The genome window TGGCACGCTGTCTTGCCACGTTCATTGATTGCTTCAGAGAAATGTTTTGAAATGAGGTCGTCCCTCGAACCAAACAATAAAACTGGCAGGCCTGAAGAGGCAGAGAGGCAGAACTTATTTGTGTTATTAGTGCTAGGGTCTTACAGCCTGATGTACGGTGTATTTAGGCGATATCAGTGAAAATGAATTGAAGGCAAAAGTGGGTATCGATGGGCTCCACCCTCGCGCAAACCCGGTAATCCCGTAGCGATACCACCGCGAGTGTGACGCTCGGGACAAACAGGGCCAATCACTACGCTGTCTAAGGCTCCCCACTGTTCACCCAGATCGTCCAAGCGAGCATCATTCTTTTCGGCAATCGACCTTTTTCTAGCCCCGCATGCTTAACTTGACAGGCCTTTGGAGGACCAAATGTTCCGCTCTTACCTCCAGTGGCTAAAGCGAGGTTTAGGCGCGTTTTGGGGTAGAGTCAAAGCAGAGAGTATTTCGGAAACGCAAGAAGATCAGAAGCCATAATCGGTTCCATAACTAACCATACATCTTCTGAGCACTTTAGATAAGCAGTCTCTACAGATAAACTGATTTCGGCACTTTGCTTTGTGTGCAGTATGAAAGCTGTCACTAGCTTCCAAGCTTTTAAATGGCTTGTGGCTAGCTGGCACCACTTTATGGTGTTGCCAGGCTCTGCCAGTTATCGTGAAACTAAGTGCCGATATCTTCAGATACGAAAAGATGTGTAGTAACTCTGCATTGGGACCCCTCGCGCTGAggaaaaataaaatataaaaaaaaaacagcGTGATAGCGCTCGAGTTCAATAGACGACCATTAGTCTTTATCGTGGGCTCGATACTCGAGGCGTAACGGTGTCGTCGATCCTGCAGGGGCGCCGATCCATTTAACATCTGCTTGCTAAGCTACTTAAAGTAACATCTTATGCTATAGTCTGTCAGATGATAAGATCAGGTGCTATGGAGCACTGCTGGGTGTTGCGTGCACGGTTCTAGTGATCTCATATTTCGAGCGCTAGGAACCTTTGCCTAATGGATACGTCGATACGCTTGCTCCGCATCATGCCAGATTCATTGCGGTTAGGAGATATTTGCAATGCTCGGGCTGGTGAAGTTTAGGGAAGCCGGTGGGCATGTCATGGAGCTAAGTGGGACAGGGAGGAAGCATATCTTATAGCGTAACGGACTcgagctgaagagaagagaagtaGGGCAAAGAGGCAGAATAGGAAAGAGTTGATCTAGTGCGGCGGAAGAGACTGAGGCCTTCAGGAGTTACTGGCCAACTTGAGAATTGATGTCAACCAGTTTTAGACGCACCAAGACTACATTGTACTACTGCGTGAGAGGAATACACAAATAGACCATACACTGCATTACCGCCCTACCGAAGCTACATGCCTCGCATCTGTCTAAATGCCCTACCCTAAAACCGCTGACCTTACCGCCTACCTATCGTATTGCATCCGGACTGCTTGACAAAACGCCAGGAATCTCCTATTATATATCAGCACCAAAATCTTTCCAAGTACTTATACCAAGGTCATTGACATTATCAGGATCCAAGTTGACGTGCACATGGAGTGGATCTACAGCATCCATCATCCTTAAACGCCGAATCACGAATGCCTCCTTACCCTCGATGAGGCTTCTTTTTAATTTGCAAAACCGCTAGAAGGTGGCTTACTTATTACTCTCTTGGTTCCTAGTGAATAAGGTCATTGGCCATACCTAGCCAAGTATCAGGTCAACGTCTTCCAGATGTTGCTCTTTCCCAAGCTCCTTCTGTACATATGCACAGCCTCGTCTATAAGCAACCCCCTCAATCCATTTCACCCATAGAACACCATAGAAAGCTTTCCCAATGCACTCATTTCTCTCCAAAGTTTCTGTCTGGGAACTTGCGTCTACAGATTGCCACCAACTCAAGTAACTGACTGCGTTCGGGAAATGGATTCCTAAAAGTGTCTTTCACAGCTAGAGACATCCTTCTGCAATCCGCTCCAGGAAAGCCAAGTGAATCTTCGTCTTTTGGTAAGTGGAGCCAACCGCATAGTCTCTTTTGCTTGTCAAAAAGGCATAACTGAGTATGCATCCACACTGGCTTACTGTGATGGTGTGCCCGGAGACCTCCAAACCATGCGTGCTTCGTGCAGCAGGAGATGAAGGGACCGTGCCCAAGTTTTGACATTGTTCCATGTTTTTCTGAGCACACTTTCGGAACAGGCCACAGAAAGGCCCTTATAGGAAAGTTTATGTGTTTGTATAAGTACTTGCCTCCAGCTTTCCTTAGTATGTAGCCGTCTTCCATTAGACCTTTCACGCTCCAGACTTCTGTGTCGTATGAGATTACCGAGGATTCATTATAGACTGTTAGATACCGCAGTATGGGCTACCTGCCGCTTCCATCATGAGACGCATGGTTATACCACTGCGTGATGGGCGTTGTGATGACTGATGACCGCACAAATTGGCCAGATACCGCCGCTTAGACGGAGAAAAAGGATTGTGCCGAGGGATTAATTCGTATCAGCCACGATATGGTAGCTGCGGGCCTTTTGTAAACGATCAAGATACCCGCAGTAATTTCTCTCGATCCAATAAAACAATGAGTCATGTTGTGTGCAAGATTCATCGTAGATTTCATTTCTTTCCAGCTGAATCTGGACATCACCACCGGcgaagagcttctcgagagcaGTGCAAATCTTGCAAGATTTTATGACAGGCGGTGATGGATGCTGTGAGTTGATAGTGTCCATTGTGGCAGGGTCAGCAAGAGCCGTTTTAGGATATGTGCGTGTCGGATTTTAAAGCTGCGCAGGGCCAATGATGCCGACATGAAAGGATCGAAAACCAGGTGTTGCGAGAAATCGTGAGGACAGTCTATGGTCTTGGCGTAAGTATCCTGCCCACGCGTTGGTGAGAACCGATAATGCAGGTTAGCATCATGGGCAGCAGGGTCGCACAAAATTGAGGCCCTCCACCCGAGTCATCGAGCTGATCCTATGCGCCCTGTTTTTGTTATAAAGTATAGGCCTGTAGACACTTCAGAGACATGACTCTTGAGGGGTCAAAGGTTCAATCTGAGACTGTGAGATGTGCTGCTGCATTGTCAATAATGTATATATGTATAGCGTTGTCTAGTCTATGTGAATAAACAGCTCAGAAACCATAAAATTCTTAGTAAGTTGTATATTGTTGGAAAGACATGAATTCGTTTGCGATGTTCAGTTGGGCAGCTTCACGCCTGCGTTCTTTGCCAACTTCAAGATCTCAGTTGTCACAGCGTCGACATCATGGCTCTTGATCGGTATACGATGTCCACCATCCCACTCAACTAGAGTCGTCGTGCCAGTTGCGCAGTATGTCTTCAGCAGAACCTGGTGCTGCTCGAGTCCAGGATCTCGAAGTCCATGGACATGTAGTGTAGGTATGCTCAAGACATGGTCTCCCACGTTCGACTCAGGGAAGTCTTTGAACTCAGAGCTCAACAGCGCCGCATCAACGACCGCTGGAGGATGTTGCAGCCGGGAATCCAGCGTAATCAAAGGCGCTCTCCCAGCCATGAGAACACCAAACTTGAACTGCGTCAGCGCCTCTTCCGCACCAAACTGCTCCGTCACTTTCTGCTGCGTCCACAATAAACTCGCCGCAATCTTAGCGCCCTGCGAGAACCCCAGAATGCCGATCCACTCTCCGGTTCCGGGGTCGGTGTCCATAGCCCTGCGGGCCTGGTTCCGAAGTAGCTCGGCGGCGGCCTCTGCTTCAATCTCGGGATGATCGGGCTGCCAGCGGAGCCAGCGCCGAAAAGGCCCATATTCACCGTAGACGCTGACAATATCGGGGTGAGGCGCTGAGATGAAGGGTGCTTGCATGAAGACTAGACGGAGAGAGGAAGCAAGGCTCCTGATCAGAGCGCGGCATTGTAGTTCGAAGATTTGTGCATTGACGCCGCCGCCGTGAAGGCAGAGAATGCGGGGGAGATGAAGAGTCCCTGGATCGCTGGAGGTCTGTATTTGTGTCATGTTGGAGGTCTAGTGGCAAAGGTCACTCTCAGGAATTGGAGAGAATCTGTGATTATCACAGTTGCGAAATGACGGTTTACAAGACAGCGTTTCGGTCTCTGTGTAAGCTTAAACCGAGGATCACAGCTTAACAGGCTTCGGGTAAGCTTTCCTAGCATTCCCCGAACGACACCCGTTTCGGGCTCCGAAAAACAGCGATGATCTCCGTACACCAGCGCATCATAAAAGAGATGATACCTACAAAACGTGTAGATAAGTTACCATCACCGTTATCTCAATATTTCCACAATTTCACATGCTCCCCAACAATTTACCTCTGTTTTACGGTGGAAGAGCTCGCATTGGTTGACATCGTGGCTGTGCAGGACCCTGAAATTCAGCCACGCAATCACCTTATCGCCAAGCCACCATGATGACATCAATCCGTGCGGCATGTCGCAGAATGGTTCCTTGCAGTTCATGGAACCGGTTTCGAATTGTCTCGTACGCCACTCATGAGTCTAGAAGTGACGAGGCCTCTCATATCAGTGAATCGTCCTAATAAATACCTGTTCATCTATTAAAGACATCTTGCACCCAGAGCCTAAAGACTCAGTCCACTTTCTTTCCCTCTTCCTAGCTCTTATACCTAACACGAAGCTACCCCGCCATTGACTCTCAACCTTAACCTTACAACTACAACACCTACAGTTTACATACTTATAATCCGATGTCGAATCCTGAGAAGGCTCCCCAGTATTCCGCTGGCGACCAGCATGGAAGCGGTCTGCTTCCTACCGCCAACCCTACGCAAAACCAACCCCAAGACTCTTCTCTGCCTCCTGCGTACGAGCAGGGATCAGCCGAGCTTCCTGGAGACGAGAAGCCCCGCGCACCCCAAAATCCTGATCAACATGTCCAGTTCGCAGGATCCCAAAGCCAGCAGCCTCCTCAGTTTGCACCCACTGCCGGAGCCGAGCAATATCCAAGTGCTGCAGATGAGAAGCGCAAGCTAGAGCAGCAGTACTtccctccccctcctccagGTCCTCCTCCTGCGcaagaccaacaccaagcttccGCTGCCCATCCGAACCCTCTCCAGGGCAACCCAGTCACTGtgcctcaacagcatcaggAGACTCACCAGCCCTTTGACGCTCAGCAGTCTCAGCAGGCCCAGCAAAACTACGCTATCCCGCAGTACGACCCTGCTCATCCTACCTTTGCACCCCCTCCTACGAACCAGCcagctcaggctcaggcGCCGCCAAGTCCTACAGCTCCTACCCATGGACATGGCTTCGGCCATGGTCCGGAGACAACCGCAACCCAGGCTTCGACTTCTGCGCATCCTGAGACACACAAGAAGCCCGGCTGGAGCGAAAAGTTCAGCCAGCTTGGTATCAAGGCCGCTGCACCTATTAACAGCTTGGCGCACAAGTTTGGTAGCCAGAGTTTCCTCCCCGAGACTATCGACAAGGAGTGTGATAAGGCAGCTTCTATCCTGAAGTCCTTCTGCAGTAAGTAACCCATACAGCTTGACCAGAATGTCTGCTAACATACTCTAGAAAACGGTGTCTACGCCGATCCTAGCTCTAGCCAGGTTCCCACATCGACAGACCCCAAGGCACAGGAAACTAATGACGAGATCATCGATCCCACCAaagagaagcccaagaagagaGTTCTTGTCAACATCCCTCCCAAGGTCATCGCCAAGGCCCAAGGTCTCGCTATCTTCACAACCCTTCGTGCCGGCTACGCTTTCTCTGGTGCCACTGGTTCAGGCATCTTGATCTCTCGTCTTCCCGATGGATCATGGGGTCCTCCTTCAGGTATCCAAGTCCACTCCGTTGGCGCTGGTTTCATGATCGGTCTTGACATTTACGACTGTGTCTGTGTCATCAACAGCCGAGAAGCACTCAACGCTTTCGCCAAGACCCGTGTTGCCCTGGGTAGTGACCTTGCTGTTGTCGCTGGTCCATATGGCGCCGGCGGTGCTGTGGAGATCGGCGCTGCCAtggatggaaagaagaaggataaggagCATAAGGACGAGGAGGCTCCTCCCAAACCTCCCCGCCCTACTGAGGACAGCCAAGGCCTGAAGCCAGAGACCGATGCcgacaagaaaaagaaacgcCGCAGCCTTAGCACCGGCGCTTTCAAGCCTGTCTTTTCCTACGTTAAGTCTCGCGGTTTCTACGCAGGCATTCAAGTCGACGGCACCGTCGTTGTTGAGCGCAAGGATGCCAATGCCGCTTTCTACGGCGAGCGTGTCTCAGTCGAGCAGATCATCCGAGGAGAGGTTCCCCGCCAGAGCGGCATGTGGCCCGCTGGTGCTCGAAACCTTCTCGAAACTCTGAAGGGTGCTGAGGTCGGATCCCTCAAGGTCAACTCCGTGTCTCCGACCGATCGGGACCCCGCTTCCACCGGACCCTCCGGACCTTCGGCGCCGGTGGCGTCGGGAGCTAATGCGGGACAGACACAGCCTCCGGGATATGTCGATGATGGAGTTCACCGACCTGAAGTTGGAGATGTGAAGTATCGTTAGAAACGATCATGGATAATAATAGGATACCACGAGAGGGAGGTAATAGTTTGATCGGTCTCTAGCTATGATTTTCTTGTAGTTTTAGCCAAAATCGCAATTGCATTATTTGAACACGGACACGATTTGCTGGACTCCACGCGAATATCTTTGACATGATATTTATAGAAGCAAGTAGAATGAAATGCGTGAATGACATCGCCGATATCTTCATTATTTATCCAATTGGTTCTCTGTCTCAATTTCGGGTAGGCAGCGCCTTTTTCGATATTGTTCCCATCCTTCACTGAAAGGCGGTTCAACTGTCACAGGGGAGGCTCAGCTCAACATTCACCAGCAAGTCGTGTTCATTAAAGTGTTCAATTTAAGCAAAAAAGTGGTATCAAACAAGTCTATAAacaaaggagaagagaattgTGGCAAAGCCGGATATCAAAAGCACATCAAAGGATCGTCCATCATAATCCCCCCATCATATTGTACATCCATCAATGCTTAATGGCTCTTATGACCATTGGTCTTAGCACCCTCCTGGCCAACAGCATTAACACCAGCATTCAACTTCCCAAACTGCCACTCCGGCAGAGTAATACCAGTCTGCTCGTTGATAGTACTCATCAGTGGCGGCAGCATCTGGTACACGTTGCGCATCGTCTCAGTAGCATCGCCGCCCTGACCACCACCCTGGCTTCCAGTGTTCCACACGCTGATCTTGGGCTCGAGACCGCGGATGGCTGTGGCGTTGGCCTTGGCGAGTTCGACGTATGTGCCCTTCTCGATCATCATGTACTGCAGTAGTCCAGCGGGACCACCGAAGGCTTGGGAGAGCTTGCCGTAGGCGTCGGCCATGGCGGAGATACCCTCTGCCTCGCGGAGCTTGCTGACGAGCTCGGCTTCGGCGCGCTGCTGGGCGGCATAGTTGTAGGCTTCGGCCTCGTTGCGGGTCTGGTAGGCTCCGGCATCTGTGTTCCTTGTGATCTTGGCGTATGTAGCAGCTGCATCAGCATCCGCGAAGAGCTTGGTCTGGTAAGCTGCAGCATCGGCCTTGCGCTGACTAGCCTCCTGACGAGCGCGCGCATCCGCCTCAACTTCATACGCAGCAGCGTCAGCAGCCTGTTGCTTACTCTCCCTCGCAATCGTAGCTTTAACAACGTCTGTCGCACGAAGACGCTCCATTTCTGCAGCAGCACGCTTgatctcaacctccttcttgagatcctcatccttggaCTCGAGGGTGCGCTGGGCTGTGACGCGGGCGATGTCGACGTCGCGGGTGAGGCCTGTGCGTTTGGTATCGAGCTGTGCTTCTGCTTGGGCGCGCTCGATGTCGCGGACTGTCTTCTGCACGGCGGTCTCGGCGTTGATCTTTGCGATCTCGCGCTCTTGCTCACCCTTGCGCTGGGCCTCGCCGACGTTACCGCGGAGTTGAGCCTCTGCGACGTCGATTCTGGCTTGGTTGGTTGCGCCTTCGTGGGCTTTGCGTGAGAGGGAGGCGAAGTAGACTGAGTTAGGGGCATCCTTCAACTCTTTGACCTGTGAAATGTTAGCCATCGTGTGAGTAATTAGGGTTGGGGACACGTACGTtggcgttgaagatgagcaGACCAAACTGCGACAGCTCGTTCTGGATGTTTCGGAAgattctcttcttgaagacctCTCGCTCAGTGAAGATCTCCTCCATAGTCATGCTAGACACAAGGACTCGAGTTTCACCCTCGATGATACCCTTGACGATGTTGGCAACATGCTGGCCCTGGGTGacattctccttctcctcagaGTTCGCCAAGAGCATAGCATACTTCATCAAAGCGTCCCCTCGGTCCTCGCGATCAAGGCCGTCGGCTTCACTGTCGGCATCAGAGCGGTTGGCCCCGCGCTGGTTGACATCGGGACCCACTGTGAAGACGACGGGGAGAGAGAACTGCAACTTCTCCTTTGTCATGGCCTGAAGGTCCATGGCATAGTCGTGGGGGCGGATGCTGATTGGGGGTTAGTGACTGTTGACCAGTTGGGGAAGGGGGGAAGAATACCTGAAGCGTGTGCATCGTTGGAGAGGCCAGACCCATGTAGCTTTTGTGATCTTGACGGTCTTGATGCCCATGCCAGTGATTGCAAGGTACTCGTCGGGGGCAGAGATTCTGTAAGACATCTTGGCTGAGATCGAAGTGTTGAAGTGATTGGATGTTCAAGAATAGGATGTTATAGTTGAGTATTGAAGTATTGAACTGTTACATATGTGACCAGATGTAAGTAGTTGTTTGCAACGAGTGTTGTATATCTCTAGAACCAATGTTACTAGagaattatttatatagtttGATCGGAAAGGTGTCTCACAAAGCGGACAACCACTCTCTTATATGCTTCGATCTGACACAGGAACACAAACATGCATGCACAAGGGTTCATGAATGTGCCTCGCGCTCAGTGAAGACGCTATCCTTGTATTAGGCTATGTATATCCCTGGTACTGTAATAGAGACACCCTGGCGTGTCGTAGTAGCGCTTgtatttaatagtaaatgCTGATAAGAGGAGTAGGGTGTTCCTGggatgctggatgaactTAGAAAAAGCCAACCAGGAACTGCCAGACTTTCGAGAAGTTTGCTGCTACGGGTTCCTGAATAGATATCTAAGTTGCCTAAAATGTTATTAGAATCATTTTGGTGTGTCTAGATCAAGAAACTTACCCAGAAACCATAAGCCGAGCCAACATTTTGGAGTATCTCCTAGGCAGGATGACGGAACATTCTTCTATACCATGGCATATTGGCGACTAAATAGTGAGTTACTGGCTTACTATAGTAAGGGAAAAGACTTACtggcagcatcttcagccttAGCTCTCCTGTATAGGTATCGCTGCATCTCCTCATGGGAGGGTTCTTGGGCCTGAGGATCGGAGGGACTTGGTGGTGCCAGCCGCTTTGGGGCTTGTGAACGTCGAGAAAGTAAGGTGAAAATTGAACGAGAGAATCTTGGAATCATTTTGATAGTACGATGTCGATAGACAAAATGATGACTAGCAGGCTGGTGCACTTGGTAATGTTGTGGTGTAGATGTAAAGTTGAAATgaacgaggatgaggagtttCAGTTTAAATACACACCCGCACGTCTGGCAGGCGCGCCCCACTCCATGTTGGTTGGGCGTTCTCGGGTGATCTACAGTGGGGGTTCGCCTCTAAAGTATCACCAAAGCTTCAACTTTGAACTCTCGTGTAAGCTGATTCACTCTTGACACATGACATTTTCTGATGCATTTATTGGAAATTAACTTTCAAATATTTCTGTTATAATGTCCTTTCTATTGCTCATCAAACTTACGCTTGGCCGCAAAGCACCATCAACACAGCCCCGTGAATGGATCATGTTTAATTCCCGCGCAACTCGCGGAATTCATCACTCAAGCATTTCCTGCCGGTATCCGAATCGAGCATCTTGGCTAAACGCCCGACCGCAATGCGATAAGTCACGTGCAGAAATTATGATTCGATGATACTTGGAATGTCCCAACACCGCCAAACCCCAAATTGCATGACTGAACAACCATCAATTCTGCTGCGCCACGATGAGTAACCAATTAGCACCGCAGGCACTTCTTCAGGCAGACATAATGTGCAGCCCCAAGGCTGTGATGGGGTCCGCTCCTCTGTTGCAATCTCGGCGATTGCTGGTTCGACGCTATTGATACTACGCTTTGAGACGGGGCGATACAAGGCTGAGTTGGTAGTGGCCAGGCGCTATTGAACGTGGGCTGACTTTCTGTCTTCAGCGACGGCGTATCGAATTTATGTATGTATATGCATCGGGCGTTTGGCATTTGTTGTGACACTGACTAAACATCTTGCAGAATCTCCAgacttggcttcttctccattgCAACATCATGTCTAAGCAAGACTCCTTCGATGACGGGGATCTTCCTCCCCCATACACTGAATCCGGCCCTTCAGCATCACTACCTTCGTCAGAACCACGACAGTCAGTCACGACTATCTTCTCCTCACATTTGAACAGCCTTCCACTACGCATTCAATCCGTTCAGGCAGTCCGCAATTCAGCGCGCGATGAACGGGATAGTGAAATACTCACCCTGCTGGTGCCTCACATTGAGGATATGCTCTCGTCAATAGCAGCCATGGACCCGCCACCACGGGTCGTCGAAATGACCATGGTGCCAGAAGAAGCAGTTGGCGAAGGATGGTTCTTTAGCGATGAAGATCAATCCCGAACAGTTGTGCGCGTTAGAGAAGATCGCAAGCTAGTAGCCGACCAAAAGAAGCCTGTTAAGCAAAGTGAACCTCCTAAAAACAGAGCCTTCGACGAGTGGGGTCGATGGGAAGACGATACCCAACAATCCACTTTAGACGACGTCCTCTGGTGGTCAGACCACGACATGGCAGTCCGTCTAGCAAAGTACATATCCCCAGAACGAGTAGACCGTCAGGTTGTCAAAGCACACGTTGAACAAGCAA of Fusarium oxysporum Fo47 chromosome I, complete sequence contains these proteins:
- a CDS encoding serine hydrolase-domain-containing protein translates to MSTNASSSTVKQRYHLFYDALVYGDHRCFSEPETGVVRGMLGKLTRSLLSCDPRFKLTQRPKRCLTSSDPGTLHLPRILCLHGGGVNAQIFELQCRALIRSLASSLRLVFMQAPFISAPHPDIVSVYGEYGPFRRWLRWQPDHPEIEAEAAAELLRNQARRAMDTDPGTGEWIGILGFSQGAKIAASLLWTQQKVTEQFGAEEALTQFKFGVLMAGRAPLITLDSRLQHPPAVVDAALLSSEFKDFPESNVGDHVLSIPTLHVHGLRDPGLEQHQVLLKTYCATGTTTLVEWDGGHRIPIKSHDVDAVTTEILKLAKNAGVKLPN
- a CDS encoding uncharacterized protein (family of unknown function-domain containing protein); this translates as MSNPEKAPQYSAGDQHGSGLLPTANPTQNQPQDSSLPPAYEQGSAELPGDEKPRAPQNPDQHVQFAGSQSQQPPQFAPTAGAEQYPSAADEKRKLEQQYFPPPPPGPPPAQDQHQASAAHPNPLQGNPVTVPQQHQETHQPFDAQQSQQAQQNYAIPQYDPAHPTFAPPPTNQPAQAQAPPSPTAPTHGHGFGHGPETTATQASTSAHPETHKKPGWSEKFSQLGIKAAAPINSLAHKFGSQSFLPETIDKECDKAASILKSFCKNGVYADPSSSQVPTSTDPKAQETNDEIIDPTKEKPKKRVLVNIPPKVIAKAQGLAIFTTLRAGYAFSGATGSGILISRLPDGSWGPPSGIQVHSVGAGFMIGLDIYDCVCVINSREALNAFAKTRVALGSDLAVVAGPYGAGGAVEIGAAMDGKKKDKEHKDEEAPPKPPRPTEDSQGLKPETDADKKKKRRSLSTGAFKPVFSYVKSRGFYAGIQVDGTVVVERKDANAAFYGERVSVEQIIRGEVPRQSGMWPAGARNLLETLKGAEVGSLKVNSVSPTDRDPASTGPSGPSAPVASGANAGQTQPPGYVDDGVHRPEVGDVKYR